The Crateriforma spongiae DNA window TATCGATGAGGTGTATCACCTGGCCGCGGCCGACCGTTGCATGGCGGCAACGTTGGCCCAGCATTTCGGCCAGTCACTGGAAGACGGCTGTGGCCAGTGCAGTCACTGTACCGGTGATGCGGCGGGCCCCGTCCCCGCCACCAAACCGCGTCCCCTGGGATCATCGGTTGCCCGTTTGTTGGGCGATGTCACCAAACAGTATCCGGACCAGTTCACGCACACGCGGGACAAGGCACGTTTTTTGTGTGGTCTGTCATCGCCCGCGTTGATCCGGTCTCGGTTGACCCGCCACGCAGGCTATGGCGTCTGTCAACATTTGCCGTTCGCCCATGTTTTGGAGCAGTTGGACGGATAGGCCGCGACGATAGAATGAGGGTTGGACGTGATCGCGACCTTGATGACCGAAGGCCGCGATCTTCCCGCAAGCAAAGCTTGATGCCCCGTGACCATGACCGCATCGCAACCGACCGAATCCTCCGCTTCGCCCTGCCCGCCGGCTTCGCCCCGCTCCGCCGATCCGATCGTTGTCGCCGCGATGTACCGGTTCGTTCGCTTGGCAGATTTCGAGTCGCTGCAGACGCCGATCAAGGATCAAATGCTTCGCTGCGGTGTGAAGGGGACCCTGTTGTTGGCGGCCGAAGGAATCAACGGGACCGTCGCCGGTGATCGGCAAGCCATCGATGGGTTGCTGGAATACTTGCGTGCGGACGACCGGCTGGCGGATTTGGATGTGAAGTTTTCCTTTTGTGATTCGCCGCCGTTCAAGCGAACGCGGGTGCGTCTGAAAAAGGAGATCGTCACGATGGGGGTCGACCAGATCGACCCGGCCCGGTCCGTCGGAACCTATGTCGAACCACAGCAATGGAATGATTTGATCAGCGACCCCGACGTCGTGCTGATCGATACCCGCAACGATTATGAAGTCGAAATCGGTACGTTTGACGGCGCGATCAACCCGCAGACGACATCGTTTCGCCAGTTGCCGGAATTCGTCGACAAAAATCTGGACCCGACCGTCCATAAGAAAGTCGCGATGTTTTGTACCGGAGGTATTCGGTGCGAAAAATCAACGGCCTATCTGAAACAGCGTGGTTTTGAAAACGTGTATCACCTGCGGGGCGGCATCCTGAAATACTTGGAATCGGTTCCCCAAGACGAATCACGATGGAACGGTGATTGTTTCGTGTTTGATCAGCGGGTTTCCGTGGGCCATGGTTTGGCCGTGGGCCAGCACGTGATGTGTTTCGGATGCGGCTGGCCGGTTTCGGTCGACGAACAGCAGGACCCGCGATACGTCCGAGGTGTGCACTGTCCCCGTTGCGTCGACAAGTTGACCGAAGACCAAAAACGGCGTTTCGCCGAACGCCAGCGACAACTTGACGCGGCCGATGGGGCGGGCACGCCAGCCCCCGACATCGCAGAAACCCACGGCGAACCACGGACGAACGGTGACGACGGACATCCATCAAATCACCGCGACAGCATGGCCGCCGAATCGCCGATGATCCGTTGACCGGGGCTGCCCCGCTTCGGCTAAACTGTTCGTTTGCCGGGATCCTTGTACGTTTCCCGATTCGAAAGTCGATCGACCGTCGGTTTGCCACCGGTTACGTTCGACGCAACTGTTTTTTTTGTGAATCACGGGCGTGCTGCTATGAAAAGTCGCTTTGCTGCAATCGGTCGGATGTTGATGGTGTTGGGCGGTTGTTGTGCCGGCGGTCTGGCCAGCGCGCACCCGGGGCACGGTTTGGTGGACGAAGGGCCGGTGCATCAGGCCACATCCCCCGAACATTTTCTGTCGATCGTCGCTGCCGCCCTGTTTGTGGGTGGTCTGGCCGTGTTGTCCGCGATGGTTCGTAAACCGGTTTCCGGCAAAACATCGTCGACAAACGAGTGACACAAAAATCGCCGATGTCACAGGGGCGTCGATGTTTGGATTTGACGTCGGCCGTGGCGATCGTCGCGGCCAGCATGATCGGCGCAGGGGTTTACACCACCAGCGGGTTTTCGATTGCGACCGCCGATTCGGCATGGACGGTGGTCGTGTTGTGGATCATCGGCGGTTTCGCGGCCGTGTGTGGCGCGATCGGTTATGCCGCGCTGTCGCGTCGATTTACCGAATCCGGCGGTGAGTATCTTTTTCTGTCCAAAACGCTGCACCCGGTCGCGGGCGTCGTCGCCGGATGGGTTTCGGTGCTGGCAGGTTTTACCGGCCCAATCGCCTTGGCCGCATTGGCTTTGGATGTCTATTTGGTCGATGCGGAAACGTCGGCCCTTCCCGCCGGCAGCATCGCGGCATTGGCAATTGTGGCGGCCGCTGTTTTGCATTCGATCAGCGTGCACCCGTCTGCTCGGGTGCAAGATGTTGTGGTGGCATTGAAGCTGATGGTCCTGTTGGGCCTGGTTTGTTTTGCTGCCACCGTGGGACCATCGAACTGGATGGGGTTGCAGGCAACCGACACGCCACCCTTTTCTTGGGGCGAAACCGCGACGTCGCTGTTGTACATCTCGTTCAGCTATGCGGGTTTCAATGCAGCCATCTATATCGCCGGTGAAGTCAAAAATCCCCAGCGGAACGTGCCCATGGCGATGGTCATTGGGACCGTGGTCGTTGCGGTTTTATACATCGCCTTGAACGCGGCTTTCGTGTTGATTCCATCGCGTGAATCCATCGCCGGCCAGCCGGACGTTGCCACCATCGCAGCGGGCGCCATTGGCGGGACGACTTTGGAAACGTTGGTTCGATGGGTGATCGTGGTTTCCTTGGCGACGTCGATTTCCGCGTTGGTGATGACCGGACCGCGGGTGTACGCCAAGATGGCCGACGATGGCTTTTTGCCCAGGTTCTTTAGCTTTCAGCATCGCGTTCCATTGGTCGCGATTTGGATCCAAGCGGTGGCATCGATCATCGTCGTGTTCTGGACTGACCTTCAGTTCCTGTTGGGGTACCTGTCTTTCACGCTGATGTTTTGCTCCGCGTTGACGGTTGCAATGGTTTGGAAGCAGCGTGACTTGGATTTGTGGGGTTCACAATGGTTGCCAAAGATCGCGTCGGCGATCTTTGTTCTGTTCAGCGTGATGACCATGGTGGTATCAGCCCGGGTGAACGTCGGCGGCACCATTGCCGCTTTTGTCACGCTTGCGATTGGCGTGGGCGTGTATCTGTTGCGGTCCAAGTCGAACACGCCGGACGCCCAGGCGAACATGAGTTTGGAACGCAAGCGGGAAGAATGAACGACCAGACCACGAGATCATTGGGACATTGGATCGACGGTGATTGGCGTGATCCCGTCGATGGCGTTTGGCGGGAAAACCTCAGTCCCATTGATCAGCGGTGTGCCGGGCGATTCGCGGTGGCATCAATCGAGGATGCCGATTCGGCTGTTGCATCGGCACGGCAAGCTTTTGAACAGAACCGTGATGCCAAGCCTAGCGACCGCGAGGCCTGGTTGTTGGCCGCGGCGGACGGTTTGCAAAACTCAGCCGATGAAGTGGTCGACGCGTTGATCGTGGACACCGGTTCGCCGATCAGTAAAGCACAGCGTGAAGTGGCAACGTCGATCGGTGTGCTGCGCGCGGCCGCCGGCGCTTGTCGCCGGATCTTGGGACAGACACTGCCCAGTGACGTCCCGGGCCGATGGAGCTTTGCGGTACGGCGCCCATTGGGCGTGGTCGCTGGCATTACGCCGTTCAACGTACCGCTGATCAAAGCCGTCAAGCACAGTGCGTTGCCACTGGCCACCGGGAACGCCGTGGTGATGTTGCCGTCACCACAAGCACCCCACATGGCGGCGATGTTGGCCGAGATTTATCAGGATGCGGGGGTTCCGCGTGGGCTGTTCAATGTCGTCTTTGGTGACGGTGATGTGGTCGGCGATGCACTCACCATCCACCCTGACGTTCAGATGGTTGGCTTCACCGGCAGCACGACGGTCGGTCGCCGTGTCGCGACGCGGGCCGCAGCCGATGGCAAACGAGTCACGCTGGAAATGGGGGGAAAGAATCCGGCGGTCGTTTGTGGTGATGCCGATTTGCAGTCGGCGGCACCGATGATTGCGATGGGCGGCTTTCTGTTCCAGGGCCAGCTTTGTATGTCCACCAGTTGGGTACTGGCCCACGAAAGTGTTCATCGCAAGTTGTGCGAACGACTGGTCAACGTTGCGACGCGTTTGCCCGATGGCGACCTGCGTGATCCCGCCACGGTGATCGGACCGATGATCAGTGATCGGCAGTGCGAAAGGGTCCAGCGGTTGGTCGACGACGCCGTCCATCGCGGCGCCAGAGTGCTGTGTGGTGGCGGGCATTCCGGGCGTACGTTCCAGCCAACCGTGCTGGCCGATGTCGATGATTCGATGGACGTCATGAAGCAGGAGATCTTTGGGCCGGTCATTTGTATCCAGGCCTTCACCGAATTGCAGGACGCCATCGATCGCATCAATGATCGTCGGTTTGCCCTTTGTGCCGCCATCCACACCGATTCACTTGGCGATGCCAGAATGTTTGCCAAGCAATGTGGATCCGCGATGGTTCACATCAACGGGCCGACCGTCCAGGAAGAAGCACATGTGCCATTTGGTGGCAGTAAGGATAGTGGCTTTGGACGCGAAGGCGCGTTGGTCGGCATTGATGAATTGACCACGTGGCAGTGGGTCACGGCGAACTAGTTCCCGTGTTTGGACCACGGGGAACGAATCGCAGTGAGCGTAATTCCCTCGACACCGTCGCGGTGGTTACAGGATCGAACTGGTCAAGATTCCCACGATGGTTGCCAGAGCAATGACGACAAAGGCGATGGTCGGGTCGGTCGGTTGGGTGTGTTCGGACATCATCAGGCGCGGCTCCCGTCGGCGAATCTGGGTCAAGACATCGGGGTTTCTTCTGGTTGGGAACATCGGAGGCGTTTGCCCCATGCGGGATCAGAACGCTGAATCCGTTGTGCCTTTAGTGCCCAGCGGAAGCCACGGGAAAACGTGACAAGAAAAACCGCAGATTTGTCTTTTTCCCGCCTCAGGCCGTGCCGTGTCAGATTCGCTGACCCCGTTGCAGACGTCTTTCAAAGCCCCATTTCGCCCGCGAATTCCCAGACGCTGTGATAGGCCGACTGGTCATCGAAGTACTGCAGCATGTCGGCATAAAACGCATCATTTCCAAGCGTGCCGCTGTCACCGACGACCACCAGACGGCGTTTGGCGCGGGTCATCGCGACGTTGGTCCGACGGGTGTCTTTCAGAAAACCGATTTCCCCGGTTTCGTTGCTGCGGACCATTGTCAACAGAACGACGTCTTTTTCGCGTCCCTGGAATCCGTCCACCGTGTCGACTTCGATACGGTGGTCATCCAGTCGCGAACGCAGACACCGGACTTGGGCGGCATAGGGGGCAATGATGGCCATTTCCGATGGCCGCACGCCGCTTTCGATCAATTGTCGGACCAGGAAAACGATCACGTTGGCTTCGCCTGGATTCAGTTTGCTTAAACCGTCGGGTTCCAATTGTTCGTCCATCCCCGCGCCGGCGGTGTCGATCAACATCAGGGGGGAATCTGTCCAGCGGTTGTTTTCAACGTGCGGCAGGTCGGACAACAACCGATCTTTGACCGAGGCGTCAGCCACCAGATCGCCGTCATAGAACGTATCGGACGAAAACCGCATGATCTGTTGATGCATCCGGTACTGGACCTTCAAGCGTCGATAGATCGTTTCGCCGTCACGTTCGACCAAACGCTGCATCGTCGAACGTCGCATCCCGTCGTCGGCGGCTTGATCGCTTAGTACGGTGGGAGGAAGCTGGAAGTGATCGCCGGCGATCACCAACCGCTCGGCACGATCCACGGCTTGCCAGATCCCAGGTTCGGTGCACTGACAGGCTTCGTCGATCACCACCAAGTCAAAATCGCGTTTGCCCAGCAAGTCGTCGTCGATCGTTGTGGTGGTGCAGATCACATCGGCGCCGTCCAAGACGCCACGAACGATCGAACGCTCCAGTGCACGGATTTGTCCGCGCAGCTGGCCGGCTTCGGCAAACAATTGCCCGCGTCGTTTGTAACCATCACGTCCGCTGGGACGTTTGGATGCGGCGTTGACCAATTGGTCGACTTCTCGGCGCATGTCCTCGATCACGGCGGCCGACGGATCCGATTCCACCCGTTCGTCCAACGTGTGTCCGCGCAGCGATTCAAACACCCGCGCCGGATGCCCCACACGGATCACGGCGTCGTGCATGTCGACCAATTTTTCCATCAGGTTGTCGACGGCGGTATTGCTGGGGGCACACGCCAGCACTCGGCCGCCAAGCCGCACGGTTTGATAGATGATTTCGGCAACGGTTGTGGTTTTGCCGGTCCCCGGCGGACCATGAATCACGGCCACGTCTTGGGCGGACAACGCGAATCGTACCGCTTCGCGTTGCGGCGGGTTCAGGTCGGTCAGAAATTCTACTTGAGGTTCTTGGCCGAACCGCAGCGGCCGGTTTCCCAGAATGACGTCGCGCAGTTTGGCGGCGCGGCCCTCGGCGGTTTGGCTCTTGGCCATCGCGGCCAACTGACGACGGCGTGTGGTTTCATCCGGCGACAGGTCGATGCGAAAACGGTCGCCTTCGGGCCAGCGTTCGGTGGCCACTTGGATCATGTGGGACTTGCGTCGACTGACCACGCCGGCGACCCCTTCATCGGAATCATCGGCGTCGTCGCTGATGACCACCGGCGATCCGACCTTTAGCCGGTTCATGGGCAGCGGTGCGGAGGTGGCTTTGACAAATTCCAGTAGGTATCGGCCCGCCAATCCGATTTGGTGATCCGACATGTCCATCGCCAGCAACGTTTCGCCGGTTCGTTCGACGTCGGCGCGGCGTTGCATTTGGCGGCGTCGAGCCATGCGTTGGCGTTCCGCTTCGGATTCCAGATCCAACCAGCGTCGCAAGAGATCGAAATAGCGTTGTGGATCTTGGAAATCTGCGTCGGTGGCCGGTTGTGGATCCGCTAGTCCTTCGGCGAACCTGTCGGGATGCGACCGCTTGGATGAGTCTTTGGATCGTTTCGGGCGGCGGCGTGATGACATGAGGGATGGTTTCGGGGGCTTCGGAGCGAATCAGTGTTGGATTGGCAAATCGGCTGGATGATCGTGGCGGGTTGGATGCTTGTTTGTTCGTCGGCCGAGATCGCCGCCTATGGCTGGGACAAGTGGTCAGCGATTCGCAACCGACGACGAATCCCCGAATCCACTTTGGTAACCATCGCCGCGTTGGGGGGATGGCCCGGGGGGATGCTGGCATCGCGATGGTTTCGGCACAAGACCATCAAAGGCAGCTATCGGATCAAGTTTGCGGTCGCCACGGTCGTCAACCTGGCTATACTTGCCACGCTGGTGTACCTGTTCGTTTGTTAAGTGGCTGGCCGGTGGGGCTGGCGGTTTTTCGCGTCCCGTGAATTCGGCCCACTGACCCGATTTCGTCGTTTCCATGTCGTACGTCGAACTGCACTGTCGCAGCAATTTTTCGTTCCTGCGGGCTGCATCCCATCCCGACGAATTGGTTCAACAGGCTGCGGAACTGGGGTACGCGGGGATCGCGATCACCGATCGTCATTCGATCGCCGGTGTCGTCCGCGGGTTTGCGCCGGCAAACGAATTGGGCATTCAGTACATCGTCGGCGCGGAATTGCATCCGGTCGATGCCCCGTCCATGGTGGTTTGGCCGACCGACCGGGCGGCCTATGGTCGATTGTGCCGTCTGCTGTCACGCGGAAGGATGCGATGCGAAAAAGGCCAGTGCAAGCTTCATTGGTCGGACATCGTCGAATTGAACGATGGTTTGTTGGCCGGCGTGTTGCCCGATGATCCGTCGTCCGTGTGGAACGACGATGAACGCTCCGGTGAAATCGCTGGTAACCGGTCGGGCATGACGCCACAAGCGATGGCACGACTGGGACGATTCATGCGGACCCACTTTCGCGACGTGTTTGGTGACCGTGGCTACTTGATGGCCGAACTGCATCAGGGCGTCGACGATGACTTGCGGTTACAAACGTTGGCCGATCTGGCATTGCGCTATGACGTTCCCTTGGTGGCATCGGGGGGTGTGGCCTATCACACACCCGATCGCATGTTGATGCACGACTGTGTCACGGCCATTCGGTTGGGAAAGACCATCGCCGAAATCCATGCGGATCGATACGCCAACAGCCAGCGACATTTGAAATCGCTGGCACGAATCCGACACCTGTACCGTGACCAATCGCGTGCGGTCAGTCGAACATTGGAAATCGCACAGCGTTGCCAGTTTCGCTTGAGTGAGTTGCGTTACGAGTATCCCGAGGAAATCGCACCGCCCGGGATGACGATGATCGAGCACCTGAAGCGGTTGACTTGGGAAGGCGCCAAACAACGATGGCCCGGCGGCGTGCCCGACAATGTACTGGCGTCGCTGAAGCACGAAATCCAGTTGATCGAAGAACTAAAATACGAAGCCTATTTTTTGACCGTCTGGGACATGGTGCGTTTCGCCCGCAGTCGGGGCATTCTGTGTCAGGGCCGCGGTTCGGCGGCCAACAGTTCGGTGTGCTATTGCCTGGGCATCACGGCGGTTGATCCCGGCCAAGGTGAACTGCTGTTCGAACGATTCATTTCACGTGAACGGAACGAAGCCCCCGACATCGACGTCGATTTCGAACACCAGCGACGCGAGGAGGTGCTGCAGTACTTGTACGAAAAGTACGGTCGCGATCGCGCGGGGATGACCGCCACGGTGACAACGTATCGCGGCAAAAGTGCGATTCGTGAAGTCGGTAAAGCTTTGGGGGCATCGGCCGACGCGATCGACACGTTGGCCAAGTTGGCCGGCAGTTATGACCGGAATCCTGATTTGCCCGATCGGTGTCGCCAGTCGGGGATTGACCCCGATTCGGAACTCGGGCGGCGTTGGATTCATCTGGTGATGACGCTGATCGGATTCCCCCGGCATCTGTCGCAACACGTCGGCGGGATGGTGATGACGGCGGGAAACCTGTGCGAATTGTGTGTGATCGAAAACGCGGCGATGCCGGGCCGGACGGTCATCCAGTGGGACAAAGACGACTTGGATGAACTGGGCATTTTGAAAGTGGATGTGCTTTCACTGGGAATGCTTTCGGCCATTCGGCGGGCATTTGAATTGGTTCACCAGCATCACGGTCGTGATTGGAATCTGGCCAATCTGCCACCGGATGATCCGGCGACGTATGACATGATCTGTCGTGCCGACACCGTCGGGGTCTTTCAGATCGAAAGCCGGGCACAAATGAGCATGCTGCCGCGACTGAAGCCCAAGTGTTATTACGACTTGGTCATCGAAGTGGCGATCGTGCGTCCGGGGCCGATCCAAGGCAATATGGTGCACCCGTTCTTACAGGCTCGTGAAAATCCCGATGCGGTGGTCTATCCCAACGATGCGATCCGGAAAGTATTGGAAAAGACCCTGGGGGTTCCGATCTTTCAAGAACAGGCGATGAAGTTGGCCGTCGTTGCGGCGGGATTCACGCCCGGCGAAGCCGACCAGTTGCGGCGGGCCATGGCGGCGTGGCGTCGTCCAGGAATCATCGACAAGTTTCGAATCAAGTTGCTCCAAGGCATGACCGCCAATGGCTTGACCGGTGAGTTTGCCGAACAAGTGTTTCGCCAAATCCGTGGCTTCGGCGAATACGGATTTCCCGAATCGCACGCGGCCAGTTTTGCACTGTTGGTGTATGCATCGGCGTACTTGAAGTGCCATTACCCCGCCGCTTTTTGTGCGGCCCTGTTGAACAGCCAACCGATGGGATTTTACGCACCCGCGCAACTGATCGCTGATGCGCGAAATCACGGCGTCACCGTGCGACCGCCCGATGTGAATCACAGCCAGATCGACGCGACGTTGGAAGACGCCGGGCAGACGGTGCGATTGGGCCTGCGTTCGGTTCGCGGCTTGGCGATCGATCATGCCGAACGTTTGATCCAGCGGCGTCCAAGAACCGGGTATCGGTCGATGGCCGATCTGACCCGCCAAGCCGGCGTCGGGCAAGCGGGCATCACTCGGTTGGCCGATGCCGATGCGTTGCAGTCCATCTGTGGGGATCGTCGTGCGGCACTTTGGCAATCGCTTGCCCAAGAACAACGACCCGATGCCACGCCGCTGTTCGCATCGGCTGATGACGATGAAGCGGTCCCCGAATCGGTGACACCGATGGGCGACCTGCAGGAAGTCTATGCCGATTACGAGACGACGGGGCTGAGTTTAAAAGGACACCCGATCGCGTTCGTCCGACGTGAACTGGATGCCCAACGTTGTGTTCGAAGTTGTGATCTGCCCCGATTGCGTGATGGGCGTCACGTCCGAGTGGCCGGTTTGGTATTGATGCGCCAGCGACCGGCGACCGCCAAAGGCATCACCTTTGTCACGATCGAAGATGAAACGGGACCGATCAACCTGGTGATGTTTGCCGATGTGTGGAAACGGGAGTTTCGGGTCGCCAAAGGCAGCAATGCATGGATGGTCGACGGAAAACTGGAAAACCGCCAAAACGTGATTCATGTCATCGTCGGCAATCTGACGGATCTGTCCGAAAAGGTCACCGGTTTGATTACAAAGTCACGTGACTTTCGCTGACCGCGTTGCCGCTGAAGTCTTAAGGCTATCAGGCCATGCATCGAAGGACATGTGTGCGACCGCTTGACGCACAGTGGCTTTGAAATGAACGGCGGC harbors:
- a CDS encoding AAA domain-containing protein — translated: MSSRRRPKRSKDSSKRSHPDRFAEGLADPQPATDADFQDPQRYFDLLRRWLDLESEAERQRMARRRQMQRRADVERTGETLLAMDMSDHQIGLAGRYLLEFVKATSAPLPMNRLKVGSPVVISDDADDSDEGVAGVVSRRKSHMIQVATERWPEGDRFRIDLSPDETTRRRQLAAMAKSQTAEGRAAKLRDVILGNRPLRFGQEPQVEFLTDLNPPQREAVRFALSAQDVAVIHGPPGTGKTTTVAEIIYQTVRLGGRVLACAPSNTAVDNLMEKLVDMHDAVIRVGHPARVFESLRGHTLDERVESDPSAAVIEDMRREVDQLVNAASKRPSGRDGYKRRGQLFAEAGQLRGQIRALERSIVRGVLDGADVICTTTTIDDDLLGKRDFDLVVIDEACQCTEPGIWQAVDRAERLVIAGDHFQLPPTVLSDQAADDGMRRSTMQRLVERDGETIYRRLKVQYRMHQQIMRFSSDTFYDGDLVADASVKDRLLSDLPHVENNRWTDSPLMLIDTAGAGMDEQLEPDGLSKLNPGEANVIVFLVRQLIESGVRPSEMAIIAPYAAQVRCLRSRLDDHRIEVDTVDGFQGREKDVVLLTMVRSNETGEIGFLKDTRRTNVAMTRAKRRLVVVGDSGTLGNDAFYADMLQYFDDQSAYHSVWEFAGEMGL
- a CDS encoding DUF1294 domain-containing protein, which translates into the protein MLDWQIGWMIVAGWMLVCSSAEIAAYGWDKWSAIRNRRRIPESTLVTIAALGGWPGGMLASRWFRHKTIKGSYRIKFAVATVVNLAILATLVYLFVC
- the trhO gene encoding oxygen-dependent tRNA uridine(34) hydroxylase TrhO; the encoded protein is MTASQPTESSASPCPPASPRSADPIVVAAMYRFVRLADFESLQTPIKDQMLRCGVKGTLLLAAEGINGTVAGDRQAIDGLLEYLRADDRLADLDVKFSFCDSPPFKRTRVRLKKEIVTMGVDQIDPARSVGTYVEPQQWNDLISDPDVVLIDTRNDYEVEIGTFDGAINPQTTSFRQLPEFVDKNLDPTVHKKVAMFCTGGIRCEKSTAYLKQRGFENVYHLRGGILKYLESVPQDESRWNGDCFVFDQRVSVGHGLAVGQHVMCFGCGWPVSVDEQQDPRYVRGVHCPRCVDKLTEDQKRRFAERQRQLDAADGAGTPAPDIAETHGEPRTNGDDGHPSNHRDSMAAESPMIR
- a CDS encoding APC family permease; its protein translation is MTQKSPMSQGRRCLDLTSAVAIVAASMIGAGVYTTSGFSIATADSAWTVVVLWIIGGFAAVCGAIGYAALSRRFTESGGEYLFLSKTLHPVAGVVAGWVSVLAGFTGPIALAALALDVYLVDAETSALPAGSIAALAIVAAAVLHSISVHPSARVQDVVVALKLMVLLGLVCFAATVGPSNWMGLQATDTPPFSWGETATSLLYISFSYAGFNAAIYIAGEVKNPQRNVPMAMVIGTVVVAVLYIALNAAFVLIPSRESIAGQPDVATIAAGAIGGTTLETLVRWVIVVSLATSISALVMTGPRVYAKMADDGFLPRFFSFQHRVPLVAIWIQAVASIIVVFWTDLQFLLGYLSFTLMFCSALTVAMVWKQRDLDLWGSQWLPKIASAIFVLFSVMTMVVSARVNVGGTIAAFVTLAIGVGVYLLRSKSNTPDAQANMSLERKREE
- a CDS encoding aldehyde dehydrogenase family protein, whose product is MNDQTTRSLGHWIDGDWRDPVDGVWRENLSPIDQRCAGRFAVASIEDADSAVASARQAFEQNRDAKPSDREAWLLAAADGLQNSADEVVDALIVDTGSPISKAQREVATSIGVLRAAAGACRRILGQTLPSDVPGRWSFAVRRPLGVVAGITPFNVPLIKAVKHSALPLATGNAVVMLPSPQAPHMAAMLAEIYQDAGVPRGLFNVVFGDGDVVGDALTIHPDVQMVGFTGSTTVGRRVATRAAADGKRVTLEMGGKNPAVVCGDADLQSAAPMIAMGGFLFQGQLCMSTSWVLAHESVHRKLCERLVNVATRLPDGDLRDPATVIGPMISDRQCERVQRLVDDAVHRGARVLCGGGHSGRTFQPTVLADVDDSMDVMKQEIFGPVICIQAFTELQDAIDRINDRRFALCAAIHTDSLGDARMFAKQCGSAMVHINGPTVQEEAHVPFGGSKDSGFGREGALVGIDELTTWQWVTAN
- a CDS encoding error-prone DNA polymerase, producing MSYVELHCRSNFSFLRAASHPDELVQQAAELGYAGIAITDRHSIAGVVRGFAPANELGIQYIVGAELHPVDAPSMVVWPTDRAAYGRLCRLLSRGRMRCEKGQCKLHWSDIVELNDGLLAGVLPDDPSSVWNDDERSGEIAGNRSGMTPQAMARLGRFMRTHFRDVFGDRGYLMAELHQGVDDDLRLQTLADLALRYDVPLVASGGVAYHTPDRMLMHDCVTAIRLGKTIAEIHADRYANSQRHLKSLARIRHLYRDQSRAVSRTLEIAQRCQFRLSELRYEYPEEIAPPGMTMIEHLKRLTWEGAKQRWPGGVPDNVLASLKHEIQLIEELKYEAYFLTVWDMVRFARSRGILCQGRGSAANSSVCYCLGITAVDPGQGELLFERFISRERNEAPDIDVDFEHQRREEVLQYLYEKYGRDRAGMTATVTTYRGKSAIREVGKALGASADAIDTLAKLAGSYDRNPDLPDRCRQSGIDPDSELGRRWIHLVMTLIGFPRHLSQHVGGMVMTAGNLCELCVIENAAMPGRTVIQWDKDDLDELGILKVDVLSLGMLSAIRRAFELVHQHHGRDWNLANLPPDDPATYDMICRADTVGVFQIESRAQMSMLPRLKPKCYYDLVIEVAIVRPGPIQGNMVHPFLQARENPDAVVYPNDAIRKVLEKTLGVPIFQEQAMKLAVVAAGFTPGEADQLRRAMAAWRRPGIIDKFRIKLLQGMTANGLTGEFAEQVFRQIRGFGEYGFPESHAASFALLVYASAYLKCHYPAAFCAALLNSQPMGFYAPAQLIADARNHGVTVRPPDVNHSQIDATLEDAGQTVRLGLRSVRGLAIDHAERLIQRRPRTGYRSMADLTRQAGVGQAGITRLADADALQSICGDRRAALWQSLAQEQRPDATPLFASADDDEAVPESVTPMGDLQEVYADYETTGLSLKGHPIAFVRRELDAQRCVRSCDLPRLRDGRHVRVAGLVLMRQRPATAKGITFVTIEDETGPINLVMFADVWKREFRVAKGSNAWMVDGKLENRQNVIHVIVGNLTDLSEKVTGLITKSRDFR